The Xanthomonas sontii genome contains a region encoding:
- a CDS encoding DUF2242 domain-containing protein has translation MSAPSKVLAIPALALIAIGLSGCFARKQDGLVKETFNSDNTYSRNYPVQPAQACESARRALLSQGYVVSKATADAVEGTKNFQPSDELHEQLELRVSCVAHGQDESWVFVSALQDRYALKKSPTSASVGVGVLGSVSLPIGSSDDSMVRVASSTVQDGDFYKRFFQLMSEYLPKSKPAPEPSAHPSAAVTAPAPAPAAPAPVPAASTVPTPPPAAAPTPPPAPAAATAAQPPVATAPPSGEPGGAD, from the coding sequence ATGTCCGCTCCCTCCAAGGTTCTCGCCATTCCCGCGCTCGCGCTGATCGCGATCGGCCTGAGCGGCTGTTTCGCGCGCAAGCAGGACGGCCTGGTGAAAGAGACCTTCAATTCCGACAACACCTATTCGCGCAACTACCCGGTGCAGCCGGCGCAGGCCTGCGAATCGGCGCGGCGCGCGCTGCTGAGCCAGGGCTACGTGGTCTCCAAGGCCACCGCCGATGCGGTGGAAGGCACCAAGAACTTCCAGCCCAGCGACGAGTTGCATGAGCAACTGGAACTGCGCGTGTCCTGCGTCGCGCATGGGCAGGACGAATCCTGGGTGTTCGTCAGTGCCTTGCAGGACCGCTATGCGCTGAAGAAGAGCCCGACCTCGGCCAGCGTCGGCGTCGGCGTGCTCGGCTCGGTGTCCCTGCCGATCGGCAGCAGCGACGATTCGATGGTGCGGGTGGCCAGCAGCACGGTGCAGGACGGCGACTTCTACAAGCGCTTCTTCCAGCTGATGAGCGAATACCTGCCCAAGAGCAAGCCGGCACCGGAGCCGTCTGCGCATCCGTCCGCGGCGGTGACGGCGCCGGCGCCGGCGCCGGCAGCGCCCGCACCTGTACCTGCAGCGTCGACGGTGCCGACTCCGCCGCCCGCCGCAGCGCCCACGCCGCCGCCGGCACCCGCGGCCGCCACTGCGGCGCAGCCGCCCGTCGCGACCGCGCCTCCGAGCGGCGAGCCCGGCGGCGCCGACTGA
- a CDS encoding LysR substrate-binding domain-containing protein — protein MHLDFTDLRLFLAVAEAGSITAGADRAALSLAAASARIRALETQLGVALFARGPRGVGLTAAGTALLRHARQLLRQAEAMRSELGEYAGGHPTSVRLLANTAALSEWLPELLAEFLVAHPRIDLALREQGSVAAADALREQRADLAVIADHADLQGLQACPFRQDRLVLVAAATHPLAQAPQLRFSEVWQAQLLGLAEDSALQQHLRIHATRAGGQLRIRAQVHGIEPLCRMLARGAGVAILPQAALERVSVRAQLVAVPLQEPWALRQLSIVWRPTPVPSPPVQQVLDWLCAHAAPAA, from the coding sequence ATGCACCTGGATTTCACCGATCTGCGGCTGTTCCTGGCGGTGGCCGAGGCCGGCAGCATCACCGCCGGTGCCGATCGCGCGGCATTGTCGCTGGCCGCGGCCAGTGCACGCATCCGCGCGTTGGAGACGCAGCTTGGCGTCGCGCTGTTCGCGCGCGGCCCGCGCGGCGTCGGCCTCACCGCGGCCGGCACCGCGCTGCTGCGGCACGCGCGGCAGTTGCTGCGGCAGGCCGAGGCGATGCGCAGCGAACTGGGCGAGTATGCCGGCGGCCACCCGACCAGCGTGCGCCTGCTGGCCAATACCGCGGCGCTGTCGGAATGGTTACCGGAACTGCTGGCCGAGTTCCTGGTGGCGCACCCGCGCATCGATCTGGCGCTGCGCGAGCAGGGCAGCGTCGCCGCGGCCGATGCGCTGCGCGAGCAACGCGCCGACCTGGCGGTGATCGCCGATCACGCCGATCTGCAGGGCCTGCAAGCGTGCCCGTTTCGGCAGGATCGGCTGGTGCTGGTGGCCGCGGCCACGCATCCGCTGGCGCAGGCGCCGCAGTTGCGGTTCTCGGAGGTATGGCAGGCGCAGTTGCTCGGCCTGGCCGAGGACAGCGCACTGCAGCAGCATCTGCGGATCCATGCCACGCGTGCCGGTGGCCAGTTGCGCATCCGCGCGCAGGTGCACGGCATCGAACCGCTGTGCCGCATGCTGGCGCGCGGCGCCGGCGTGGCGATCCTGCCGCAGGCGGCGCTGGAGCGGGTCAGCGTGCGCGCGCAGTTGGTCGCGGTACCGCTGCAGGAGCCGTGGGCGCTGCGCCAGTTGTCGATCGTCTGGCGACCGACACCGGTGCCGTCGCCGCCAGTGCAGCAGGTCCTGGATTGGCTGTGTGCACATGCGGCGCCGGCGGCCTGA
- a CDS encoding nicotinate phosphoribosyltransferase, producing the protein MQCLNNLLLNTDSYKASHWLQYPPGTDATFFYVESRGGVYDRTVFFGLQSILKEALGRPVTHADIDEARDLFAAHGEPFNEAGWRDIVDRLGGQLPIRIRAVPEGSVVPTHNALMTIESTDAQAYWVPSYLETLLLRIWYPVTVATVSWHAKQTLRQFLERTSDDPDGQLPFKLHDFGARGVSSLESAAIGGAAHLVNFLGTDTVSGLLLARAHYHEPMAGYSIPAAEHSTITSWGREREVDAYRNMLKQFGKPGGVVAVVSDSYDIFHAIREHWGTTLREEVIASGATVVIRPDSGDPVAVVHQCLELLDEAFGHSVNGKGYKVLNHVRVIQGDGVNPTSIRAILERITSAGYAADNLAFGMGGALLQRLDRDTQKFALKCSAARVDGRWIDVYKDPVTDKGKLSKRGRMRLLRHREYGSYRTGPVAADAVSAEAVAGPAGYDDAMVTVWENGRLLHDWTFAEVRERANAARL; encoded by the coding sequence ATGCAATGCCTGAACAACCTGCTGCTCAACACCGACAGCTACAAGGCCAGCCACTGGCTGCAGTACCCGCCCGGCACCGACGCCACGTTCTTCTACGTGGAATCGCGCGGCGGCGTCTACGACCGCACCGTGTTCTTCGGTCTGCAGTCGATCCTCAAGGAGGCGCTGGGCCGCCCCGTCACCCATGCCGACATCGACGAGGCGCGCGACCTGTTCGCCGCGCACGGCGAGCCGTTCAACGAAGCGGGCTGGCGCGACATCGTCGACCGCCTCGGCGGCCAGTTGCCGATCCGCATCCGCGCCGTGCCCGAGGGCAGTGTGGTGCCGACCCACAATGCGCTGATGACCATCGAGTCCACCGACGCGCAGGCCTACTGGGTGCCTTCGTACCTGGAGACGCTGCTGCTGCGCATCTGGTATCCGGTGACCGTGGCCACGGTGAGCTGGCACGCCAAGCAGACCCTGCGCCAGTTCCTGGAGCGCACCAGCGACGATCCGGACGGGCAGTTGCCGTTCAAGCTGCACGACTTCGGCGCGCGCGGTGTGTCCAGCCTGGAATCGGCGGCGATCGGCGGCGCGGCGCACCTGGTCAACTTCCTCGGCACCGACACCGTGTCCGGGCTGTTGCTGGCGCGCGCGCACTACCACGAGCCGATGGCCGGCTATTCGATCCCCGCCGCCGAGCACAGCACCATCACCAGTTGGGGCCGCGAGCGCGAGGTCGATGCGTACCGCAACATGCTCAAGCAGTTCGGCAAGCCCGGCGGCGTGGTCGCGGTGGTGTCGGACAGCTACGACATCTTCCACGCGATCCGCGAGCACTGGGGCACCACGCTGCGCGAGGAGGTGATCGCCTCCGGCGCTACCGTGGTGATCCGCCCGGACTCCGGCGATCCGGTGGCGGTGGTGCACCAGTGCCTGGAACTGCTCGACGAGGCCTTCGGCCATAGCGTCAACGGCAAGGGCTACAAGGTGCTCAACCACGTGCGGGTGATCCAGGGCGACGGGGTCAACCCGACCAGCATCCGCGCGATCCTGGAGCGCATCACCAGTGCCGGCTACGCCGCCGACAATCTGGCCTTCGGCATGGGCGGCGCGTTGCTGCAACGGCTCGACCGCGATACCCAGAAGTTCGCGTTGAAGTGCTCGGCCGCGCGCGTCGATGGCCGCTGGATCGACGTGTACAAGGATCCGGTCACCGACAAGGGCAAGCTCAGCAAGCGCGGGCGCATGCGCCTGCTGCGGCACCGCGAGTACGGCAGCTACCGCACCGGGCCGGTGGCGGCCGATGCCGTCTCTGCCGAGGCGGTGGCCGGTCCGGCCGGCTACGACGATGCGATGGTCACCGTGTGGGAGAACGGCCGCCTGCTGCACGACTGGACCTTCGCCGAGGTGCGCGAGCGCGCGAACGCGGCGCGCCTGTAG
- a CDS encoding glycosyl hydrolase 53 family protein, which produces MNRSSKRVSAWLLVLLLACLCAPAMAQTFAKGADVSWIDQQESSGRVFRNASGATTDFFALLKGTGVNAIRLRVWVNPQGGWNDGADTLNMAKRAKAQGMRIMIDFHYSDSWADPGKQTKPAAWNNHDFATLVKDVYAHTSGILSYLKSNGIDVSWVQVGNEINSGMLWPDGKTPNFGNLAQLINSGYNASKLVYPNAKVIVHLANGHDNATFRWFFDSLKSAGGKWDVIGMSHYPSPNAWQSANTQIASNMQDMVARYGSDVIVSEVGMDWQQAATTRAMLADLLSKTRALGSRGLGVFYWEPDAYPGWQGYTMGAVDNNGKLTQALSAFN; this is translated from the coding sequence ATGAACCGATCGAGCAAGCGCGTGTCCGCCTGGCTGCTGGTGTTGTTGCTCGCCTGTCTGTGTGCGCCGGCCATGGCGCAGACCTTCGCCAAGGGTGCCGATGTCAGTTGGATCGATCAGCAGGAGAGCAGCGGTCGCGTATTCCGCAACGCCTCCGGCGCCACCACCGATTTCTTCGCGCTGCTCAAGGGCACCGGGGTCAACGCGATCCGGCTGCGCGTGTGGGTCAATCCGCAGGGCGGCTGGAACGACGGTGCCGACACGTTGAACATGGCCAAGCGCGCGAAGGCGCAGGGCATGCGCATCATGATCGACTTCCACTACAGCGACAGCTGGGCCGATCCCGGCAAGCAGACCAAGCCGGCGGCTTGGAACAACCACGACTTCGCGACCCTGGTGAAGGACGTGTATGCGCACACCAGCGGCATCCTGTCCTATCTCAAGTCCAACGGCATCGACGTGAGCTGGGTGCAGGTGGGCAACGAGATCAACAGCGGCATGCTGTGGCCGGACGGCAAGACGCCCAACTTCGGCAACCTCGCGCAACTGATCAACAGCGGCTACAACGCCAGCAAGTTGGTCTATCCCAACGCCAAGGTGATCGTGCACCTGGCCAACGGCCACGACAACGCGACCTTCCGCTGGTTCTTCGACAGCCTCAAGTCGGCCGGCGGCAAGTGGGACGTGATCGGCATGTCGCACTACCCGTCCCCCAATGCCTGGCAGAGCGCCAACACCCAGATCGCCAGCAACATGCAGGACATGGTGGCGCGCTACGGGTCGGACGTGATCGTCAGCGAGGTCGGCATGGACTGGCAGCAGGCCGCGACCACCCGCGCGATGTTGGCCGATCTGCTGAGCAAGACCCGCGCACTCGGCAGCCGCGGCCTGGGCGTGTTCTATTGGGAACCCGACGCGTATCCGGGCTGGCAGGGCTACACGATGGGCGCGGTCGACAACAACGGGAAACTGACCCAGGCGCTGTCGGCGTTCAACTGA
- a CDS encoding DNA methyltransferase, with the protein MDSRSWWTPQPDPPQHRLPEDLRQRDPLGARDCGWVGQMRPFVRHFSAPGERVLDPFCGFGSTLLAAELEGRHGIGLEIDAARAALARERLQRLGLHAEVLDGGLPHYAPSAPVDLCLTNVPYFGCAWPAAAGPDQLYASADYAAYLHGLRAVFHGVRRHLREDGFCIAMVENVQLGEATVPQAWDLARILGSLFAPCPERVLCYPRETAQPLAPGDTRSDRSHEYALIFQHRRQRIDLAGTAQLLEALHADGFVFALYGSYPRWLADPAAAPRLPGDVDLLLPRDPGGLLRLLDWLRARGFLLSLWGEPLAVPPTLALLDAHHYLRAERRDRHGGLLRVDLALEPAAA; encoded by the coding sequence ATGGATAGCCGCAGCTGGTGGACGCCGCAGCCGGATCCGCCGCAACATCGGCTGCCGGAGGACCTGCGCCAGCGCGATCCGCTGGGCGCGCGCGACTGCGGCTGGGTCGGGCAGATGCGTCCGTTCGTGCGCCACTTCAGCGCGCCGGGTGAGCGCGTGCTGGATCCGTTCTGCGGCTTCGGCAGCACCTTGCTCGCGGCGGAACTGGAAGGGCGCCACGGCATCGGCCTGGAGATCGACGCGGCGCGCGCGGCGCTGGCGCGCGAACGGCTGCAGCGGCTCGGGCTGCACGCCGAGGTGCTGGACGGCGGCTTGCCGCACTACGCGCCATCCGCGCCGGTGGACCTGTGCCTGACCAACGTGCCGTACTTCGGCTGTGCCTGGCCGGCTGCGGCGGGGCCCGACCAGCTCTACGCCAGTGCCGACTACGCCGCCTACCTGCACGGCCTGCGCGCGGTGTTCCATGGAGTCCGCCGCCACCTGCGCGAGGACGGCTTCTGCATCGCGATGGTGGAGAACGTCCAGCTTGGCGAGGCCACGGTGCCGCAGGCCTGGGACCTGGCGCGGATCCTGGGCAGCCTGTTCGCGCCCTGTCCAGAGCGCGTGTTGTGCTACCCACGCGAGACCGCGCAGCCGCTGGCGCCCGGCGACACCCGCAGCGACCGCAGCCACGAGTACGCGCTGATCTTCCAGCACCGACGCCAGCGCATCGACCTGGCGGGTACGGCGCAGTTGCTGGAGGCGCTGCACGCCGACGGTTTCGTCTTTGCGCTGTACGGCAGCTATCCGCGCTGGCTGGCGGATCCGGCGGCGGCGCCGCGCCTGCCCGGCGACGTCGATCTGTTGCTGCCGCGCGACCCGGGCGGGCTGCTGCGGCTGCTCGACTGGCTGCGCGCGCGTGGCTTCCTGCTTAGCCTGTGGGGCGAGCCGCTGGCGGTGCCGCCGACCCTGGCACTGCTCGACGCCCATCATTACCTGCGCGCCGAACGTCGCGATCGCCACGGCGGCCTGCTGCGCGTGGACCTGGCGCTGGAACCCGCCGCCGCCTGA
- a CDS encoding TIGR01777 family oxidoreductase: MHVLVTGGTGFIGRALCPALLDAGHRVSVLTRDPARAARLLPVVQVLDDLQRAAPADAVINLAGEPLTEGRWSATRKRRFRTSRIGTTRALLDWMSGLDAAQRPGCLISGSAIGYYGDRGDEVLDETSTPGDDFAAQLCRDWEAEALRAQDLGVRTSLVRTGVVLGRDGGALARMLLPFRFGMGGRMGDGRQWMSWIHRDDQVGLLLWLLQQGGEGAYDATAPAPATNATFAQQLAATLHRPALLPMPAAALRLGFGEMAELLLGSQRVLPTRAQREGYVFRYPQLDAALRDLLAD; encoded by the coding sequence ATGCACGTGCTCGTTACCGGAGGCACCGGATTCATCGGCCGCGCGCTGTGCCCGGCCCTGCTCGACGCCGGGCACCGGGTCAGCGTGCTGACCCGCGACCCCGCACGCGCGGCGCGCCTGTTGCCGGTGGTGCAGGTGCTGGACGATCTGCAGCGCGCCGCACCGGCCGATGCGGTGATCAATCTCGCCGGCGAACCGCTGACCGAAGGCCGCTGGAGCGCCACCCGCAAGCGTCGCTTCCGCACCTCGCGCATCGGCACCACCCGCGCCCTGCTCGACTGGATGAGCGGACTCGACGCCGCGCAGCGCCCAGGCTGCCTGATCTCCGGCTCGGCGATCGGCTACTACGGCGACCGCGGCGACGAGGTCCTGGACGAAACCAGCACGCCGGGCGACGACTTTGCCGCCCAGCTCTGCCGCGACTGGGAAGCCGAAGCGTTACGCGCGCAGGACCTGGGCGTGCGCACCAGCCTGGTCCGCACCGGCGTGGTGCTGGGCCGCGACGGCGGCGCGCTGGCGCGGATGCTGCTGCCCTTCCGCTTCGGCATGGGCGGGCGCATGGGCGATGGCCGCCAGTGGATGAGCTGGATCCACCGTGACGATCAGGTCGGGTTGCTGCTGTGGCTGCTGCAGCAAGGCGGCGAAGGCGCCTACGACGCCACCGCACCGGCGCCGGCGACCAATGCCACGTTCGCGCAGCAACTCGCCGCCACCCTGCATCGTCCGGCGCTGCTGCCGATGCCGGCGGCGGCATTACGCCTCGGCTTCGGCGAGATGGCCGAGCTGTTGCTGGGCAGCCAGCGCGTGCTGCCGACACGTGCGCAACGCGAGGGTTATGTGTTCCGGTATCCGCAGTTGGACGCGGCACTGCGCGATCTGCTCGCCGATTGA
- a CDS encoding endonuclease/exonuclease/phosphatase family protein: MSLSLSSARKLALPLLLVLSACIAPAQARTPATPAAPAPLKVMSFNVRVPVDTDGDKRWDVRRSAMAALIRAQHPDVFGTQELVQRQADYLAAQLPEYRWFGPSRDGKDDGERMGVFYDSHALKLVDSGHFWLSDTPEVMGSISWGHPLPRMVNWGLFERIGDGRRFYLFDTHLPYRDEDEAARAKGAALIVSRLKALPADVPVVLTGDFNTVPDSPTYRTLTASLADARTQVAQPQGPEATFHDFTGHPDRRIDWILSRGLKATDYATLDARPQGHWPSDHFPVIATFAWPQ, encoded by the coding sequence ATGTCGCTGTCGCTGTCGTCCGCGCGCAAGCTCGCGCTTCCTCTGCTGCTGGTGCTGAGCGCGTGCATCGCGCCAGCGCAGGCGCGCACGCCCGCAACGCCCGCCGCGCCGGCCCCGCTCAAGGTGATGAGCTTCAACGTCCGCGTGCCGGTCGATACCGACGGCGACAAGCGCTGGGACGTGCGCCGCAGCGCGATGGCCGCGCTGATCCGCGCGCAGCACCCGGATGTGTTCGGCACCCAGGAACTGGTCCAACGCCAGGCCGACTACCTGGCCGCGCAGTTGCCGGAGTACCGCTGGTTCGGCCCCAGCCGCGACGGCAAGGACGACGGCGAACGCATGGGCGTGTTCTACGACAGCCACGCGCTGAAGCTGGTGGACTCGGGACACTTCTGGCTGTCGGACACGCCGGAGGTGATGGGCAGCATCAGCTGGGGCCATCCGCTGCCGCGCATGGTCAACTGGGGCCTGTTCGAGCGCATCGGCGATGGCCGCCGCTTCTACCTGTTCGACACCCATCTGCCCTATCGCGACGAGGACGAAGCGGCGCGCGCCAAGGGCGCGGCGCTGATCGTGTCGCGGCTGAAGGCGCTGCCGGCGGACGTGCCGGTGGTGCTGACCGGCGACTTCAACACGGTGCCGGACTCGCCGACCTACCGCACCCTCACCGCCAGCCTGGCCGATGCGCGCACGCAGGTGGCGCAACCGCAGGGCCCGGAAGCGACCTTCCACGATTTCACCGGCCATCCCGACCGGCGCATCGACTGGATCCTCTCGCGCGGGTTGAAGGCCACCGACTACGCCACGCTCGACGCGCGGCCGCAGGGTCACTGGCCGTCCGACCATTTCCCGGTGATCGCCACGTTCGCCTGGCCGCAGTGA
- a CDS encoding IS5 family transposase (programmed frameshift): MSKTITSRPSRYELTQSQWERIEDLLPGKASDPGRTAADNRTFVNGVLWVLRSGARWSDLPPRYGAYKSVHKRFTRWAAKGVWERIFQSLTRARDNEYLMIDSSIVRAHAQAATGKRGASDSALGRSRGGLSTKIHLAVDSQGRPVRVVLTGGQRNDITQARALLAGFKPKYVLADKGYDSRELVALIRSRGAKAVIPPRSCQRPRRYDKARYRLRNRIERCFAKLKQFRRIATRFDRKPTHFLAFLYLASIPMWLK, encoded by the exons ATGTCGAAGACCATCACGTCGCGGCCCAGCCGCTATGAATTGACCCAGAGCCAATGGGAGCGGATCGAAGACTTGCTTCCAGGCAAAGCCAGTGACCCGGGCCGCACAGCAGCGGACAACCGGACTTTCGTCAATGGCGTGCTGTGGGTGTTGCGCTCCGGCGCACGCTGGAGTGATCTGCCGCCGCGCTACGGGGCCTACAAAAGCGTGCACAAACGCTTTACCCGTTGGGCCGCCAAGGGCGTCTGGGAGCGGATTTTCCAGAGCCTGACTCGGGCTCGAGACAACGAGTACCTGATGATCGATAGCAGCATCGTCCGGGCGCATGCACAAGCGGCGACCG GGAAAAGGGGGGCTTCGGACTCGGCTCTGGGGCGCTCCCGAGGAGGCCTGAGCACAAAGATCCACTTGGCCGTGGACAGCCAGGGCCGGCCGGTGCGGGTCGTGCTGACAGGTGGGCAGCGTAACGACATCACGCAAGCGCGCGCCTTGTTGGCCGGGTTCAAGCCGAAATATGTGCTAGCCGACAAGGGTTATGACAGTCGGGAACTGGTGGCGTTGATCAGGTCACGAGGCGCCAAGGCGGTGATCCCTCCACGCAGTTGCCAGCGGCCGCGCCGCTACGACAAAGCACGCTACCGGTTACGCAATCGCATCGAACGTTGCTTCGCCAAGCTCAAACAGTTCCGCCGTATCGCCACGCGCTTCGATCGCAAGCCAACTCATTTCTTGGCTTTCCTGTATCTGGCCTCTATCCCAATGTGGCTGAA
- a CDS encoding sulfite exporter TauE/SafE family protein has protein sequence MDTLASHMLPIALVFLLAGGVKGVAGMGLPTVAMGLLGLWLTPTEAAALLALPSLLTNLQQAWGAGTGALLRRLWPLLACIVAGTWGSAGVLADADPRLTRAGLGALLALYALLGLSQWQARLSPSQARWAGPPVGLATGLLTGATGVFVLPVLPYLVALDLPREALMRALGSCFAAATLALAAALVAHGAFPTQALGPSLLALLPTAVGMWLGTRLRQRISASAFRRVFLLTLLALGLHQVWQALG, from the coding sequence ATGGACACCCTCGCATCGCACATGCTGCCGATCGCCCTGGTCTTCCTGCTCGCCGGCGGCGTCAAGGGCGTGGCCGGCATGGGCCTGCCGACGGTGGCGATGGGCCTGCTGGGACTCTGGCTGACGCCGACCGAGGCCGCGGCGCTGCTGGCGCTACCGTCGCTACTGACCAACCTGCAACAAGCCTGGGGCGCAGGCACCGGCGCGCTGCTGCGGCGACTGTGGCCGCTGCTGGCGTGCATCGTCGCCGGCACCTGGGGCAGCGCCGGCGTCCTCGCCGACGCGGACCCGCGGCTGACGCGCGCCGGTCTGGGCGCGTTGTTGGCGCTGTATGCCCTGCTTGGGCTGAGTCAGTGGCAGGCACGCCTGTCGCCCTCGCAGGCGCGCTGGGCTGGGCCACCCGTGGGCCTGGCGACCGGATTGCTGACCGGCGCCACCGGTGTGTTCGTGTTGCCGGTGCTGCCCTATCTGGTGGCGCTGGATCTGCCGCGGGAGGCGCTGATGCGCGCGCTCGGCAGTTGCTTCGCCGCGGCCACGCTTGCGCTGGCCGCAGCCCTCGTCGCGCACGGGGCATTCCCCACCCAGGCGCTGGGTCCGTCGTTGCTGGCGCTGCTGCCCACTGCCGTGGGCATGTGGCTGGGCACGCGGCTGCGCCAACGCATCTCCGCCAGCGCGTTCCGCCGCGTGTTCCTCCTGACCTTGCTGGCACTGGGCCTGCACCAGGTGTGGCAGGCGCTGGGCTAG
- a CDS encoding glycine zipper 2TM domain-containing protein, whose protein sequence is MNTLKSALCLSVLAIATAAAPLAEAQRHYGPEDAGRRFSDGTRVHCKKVAVRKNSTDPDRIGGTLAGAAIGGLLGNQIGKGDGRKLATVGGAVAGGATGRYIQGQRQQANGNRVVETVCKRY, encoded by the coding sequence ATGAACACTCTCAAATCCGCCTTGTGTCTTTCCGTCCTCGCCATCGCCACGGCCGCCGCGCCGCTGGCCGAGGCGCAGCGTCACTACGGTCCCGAGGACGCCGGCCGCCGCTTCAGCGACGGCACCCGTGTGCACTGCAAGAAGGTCGCGGTGCGCAAGAACAGCACCGATCCCGACCGCATCGGCGGCACCCTGGCGGGTGCGGCGATCGGCGGCCTGCTGGGCAATCAGATCGGCAAGGGCGATGGCCGCAAGCTGGCCACCGTTGGTGGCGCGGTCGCCGGCGGCGCTACCGGCCGCTACATCCAGGGCCAGCGTCAGCAGGCCAATGGCAATCGCGTGGTCGAGACCGTCTGCAAGCGTTATTGA
- a CDS encoding bifunctional nicotinamide-nucleotide adenylyltransferase/Nudix hydroxylase has translation MLMEFDYLVFIGRFEPFHNGHAAVARHALARGQKLIFLIGSAETPRTIRNPWTVAERSVMIQAALEGAGERLILRPLRDHLYNESQWIAAVQSTVAEAVRSDGGSAEARIGLIGMDKDASSYYLREFPQWPLVDVQHTETLSATELRRYLFEAGSIDFHGALLMLRGNVPTPVFDMLEAFRKNSPSYAELLAEYQFIEQYRAAWKEAPYPPTFVTADAVVVHSGHVLLVRRRAAPGKGLWALPGGFVGQHESILDACLRELREETRLKIPVPVLKGSLKNRHVFDHPERSLRGRTITHAFHFEFVFGELPEVRGGDDADKARWVPVSEVLGMGPKLFEDHLHLLEFFLGRG, from the coding sequence ATGCTCATGGAGTTCGACTATCTGGTGTTCATCGGGCGCTTCGAGCCCTTCCACAACGGCCACGCCGCCGTTGCCCGCCACGCCCTCGCACGTGGTCAGAAACTCATCTTCCTGATCGGCTCGGCCGAGACCCCTCGTACCATCCGCAATCCCTGGACCGTTGCTGAGCGCAGCGTGATGATCCAGGCCGCGCTGGAAGGCGCCGGCGAGCGCTTGATCCTGCGGCCGTTGCGCGACCATCTGTACAACGAAAGCCAGTGGATCGCCGCGGTGCAGTCCACGGTGGCCGAGGCGGTGCGCAGCGACGGCGGCAGCGCCGAGGCGCGGATCGGCCTGATCGGCATGGACAAGGACGCCAGCAGCTATTACCTGCGCGAATTCCCGCAGTGGCCGCTGGTCGACGTGCAGCACACCGAGACGCTGTCGGCGACCGAGCTGCGCCGTTACCTGTTCGAGGCCGGCAGCATCGATTTCCACGGCGCGCTGCTGATGCTGCGCGGCAACGTGCCGACGCCGGTGTTCGACATGCTCGAGGCGTTCCGCAAGAACTCGCCCTCGTATGCCGAACTGCTCGCCGAGTACCAGTTCATCGAGCAGTACCGCGCCGCCTGGAAGGAGGCGCCGTATCCGCCGACCTTCGTCACCGCCGATGCGGTAGTGGTGCATTCCGGGCACGTGCTGCTGGTGCGCCGCCGCGCGGCGCCGGGCAAGGGCCTGTGGGCGCTGCCCGGCGGCTTCGTCGGCCAGCACGAGAGCATCCTCGACGCCTGCCTGCGCGAACTGCGCGAGGAGACCCGGCTGAAGATTCCGGTGCCGGTGCTCAAGGGCTCGCTGAAGAACCGCCACGTGTTCGACCACCCCGAGCGCAGCCTGCGCGGGCGCACCATCACCCACGCCTTCCACTTCGAGTTCGTGTTCGGCGAACTGCCCGAGGTGCGCGGCGGCGACGACGCCGACAAGGCGCGCTGGGTGCCGGTCAGCGAAGTGCTGGGCATGGGTCCGAAACTGTTCGAAGACCATCTGCACCTGCTCGAATTCTTCCTCGGCCGCGGCTGA